A single Lactuca sativa cultivar Salinas chromosome 8, Lsat_Salinas_v11, whole genome shotgun sequence DNA region contains:
- the LOC128128079 gene encoding mannose/glucose-specific lectin-like: MEGVQSSKVAGCIRVGKWGKQSGGPQNEWSFALEKDHKLVKITIDHGELIYSLMFTTKCGGVLHNSNKFGGWNGGDTVSEVHFEGDEEITEVGGAIGNRGGNLVISLLSFKTNKRTYGPFGCATENVFSLPWHKGSLVGFYGLAGYYIDAIGVYLKAFENIIQVGTWGKTEPGSPQNVWSFQLEKNHHLKKITIDHGDLIYSLMFTTQCGSLTQTTETFGGWNGGDTVSEIIFERDEEITGICGTSALSRGSVAGLPIISSISFTTNKKTHGPFGNVRGTPFPVSWDVGSFVGFYGLAGYYIDNIGVYLKACK; this comes from the exons ATGGAAGGGGTACAAAGTAGCAAAGTAGCAGGATGTATTCGAGTTGGAAAATGGGGAAAACAAAGTGGAGGTCCTCAGAATGAGTGGTCTTTTGCACTTGAGAAAGATCATAAACTGGTGAAGATAACCATTGACCATGGTGAACTAATATACTCTCTCATGTTCACAACTAAATGCGGAGGTGTTTTGCATAATTCCAACAAGTTTGGTGGTTGGAATGGTGGAGACACAGTTTCTGAG GTACACTTTGAGGGTGATGAGGAAATAACTGAGGTTGGTGGAGCCATTGGTAATCGAGGGGGTAATCTAGTAATTTCATTACTATCTTTTAAGACAAACAAGAGGACATATGGACCTTTTGGTTGTGCAACTGAAAATGTTTTTTCTTTACCATGGCACAAAGGCTCATTAGTTGGGTTTTATGGGCTTGCTGGCTATTATATTGATGCCATTGGTGTGTATCTCAAAGCCTTTGAGAATATCATACAGGTTGGAACATGGGGAAAAACTGAACCTGGAAGTCCACAAAATGTTTGGTCATTCCAACTTGAGAAAAATCATCATTTGAAGAAGATAACCATTGATCATGGTGATCTTATATACTCTCTCATGTTCACCACACAATGTGGAAGCTTAACACAAACTACTGAAACCTTTGGTGGTTGGAACGGTGGAGACACAGTTTCTGAG ATAATATTTGAAAGGGATGAGGAAATAACTGGCATTTGTGGAACAAGTGCATTATCAAGGGGAAGTGTTGCTGGATTGCCTATAATATCATCAATATCATTCACCACAAACAAGAAAACTCATGGACCTTTTGGTAATGTAAGAGGGACTCCTTTCCCTGTATCATGGGATGTTGGTTCTTTTGTTGGATTTTATGGGCTTGCTGGCTATTATATCGATAACATTGGTGTGTATTTGAAAGCCTGCAAGTGA